One window from the genome of Malus domestica chromosome 01, GDT2T_hap1 encodes:
- the LOC103448467 gene encoding transcription factor bHLH93, which produces MFLSLFSRFPSNYSLSSVEREMELSEHGFLEELLLAPRRDGWSSLNSGLNELFPINGWSLDSFEENPVLVSSLNPQFVGFSTQSSFEECPFTTTTTASSSSYPFVVDGLCAVPEINGTTTPPPFPPQDHQDYPPMVEDEEFGNFLGSENHSSCLELEESKNKDNLGTCKVEMDQQAADHHIIPSAFSMGLCGEKRSSKSKKLEGQPSKNLMAERRRRKRLNDRLSMLRSIVPKISKMDRTSILGDTIDYMKELLERINKLQEEGTEEGTNQINLMGTSKDLSSSEVLVRNSPKFDVERRDGDTRIDICCAAKPGLLLSTVNTIEALGLEIKQCVISCFNDFSMQASCSEGAEQRNLLSPQDIKQALFRNAGYGGRCL; this is translated from the exons ATGTTCTTAAGTCTCTTCTCTAGATTTCCTAGTAACTATTCCTTGAGCAGTgtggagagagagatggagctTAGCGAACATGGTTTCTTAGAGGAACTGCTACTCGCTCCAAGAAGAGACGGTTGGAGCAGCCTCAACTCTGGATTGAATGAGTTATTTCCCATCAATGGATGGAGTTTAGATTCTTTTGAAGAGAACCCAGTTCTGGTTTCCTCACTTAATCCACAATTTGTTGGGTTCTCCACACAATCAAGCTTTGAAGAATGCCCTttcaccaccaccactactgcctcctcctcctcctaccCTTTTGTTGTTGATGGGCTCTGTGCAGTCCCAGAGATCAATGGCACTACTACCCCTCCTCCATTTCCACCACAAGATCATCAAGATTACCCTCCAATGGTGGAAGATGAAGAGTTTGGTAATTTTCTTGGGAGTGAAAACCACAGCAGCTGCTTGGAGTTGgaagaaagcaagaacaaagataATCTCGGTACTTGCAAAGTTGAGATGGACCAGCAAGCAGCAGATCATCACATTATTCCTTCAGCTTTTTCCATGGGATTGTGTGGTGAAAAGAGAAGCAGTAAGTCTAAGAAGTTAGAAGGGCAGCCTTCAAAGAATCTTATggcagagagaagaagaaggaagcgCTTGAATGACCGCCTTTCCATGCTCAGATCAATTGTCCCAAAGATTAGCAAG ATGGACAGAACATCCATACTTGGAGACACAATAGATTATATGAAAGAGCTTTTGGAAAGGATCAATAAGTTGCAAGAAGAAGGAACTGAAGAGGGTACCAATCAAATCAACTTAATGGGCACCTCCAAGGACCTAAGCTCAAGTGAGGTACTAGTCAGAAATTCCCCAAAG TTTGATGTGGAGAGGAGAGATGGAGATACCAGGATAGACATATGCTGTGCAGCCAAGCCAGGATTGCTGCTGTCAACAGTGAACACTATAGAAGCATTAGGGCTTGAGATTAAACAGTGTGTTATAAGTTGCTTCAATGATTTTTCAATGCAAGCTTCATGTTCTGAG GGAGCTGAGCAGAGAAATTTGTTAAGTCCTCAGGATATAAAGCAAGCATTGTTCAGAAATGCAGGATATGGAGGAAGATGTTTGTAG
- the LOC103448314 gene encoding uncharacterized protein yields MKRKPHQVFAKMPVRASVVKTAQQSTTVRRSPRFLQPQKTQEAEPSTAILWKCQRLVRPEKSAAESENPKTPKPTARSNRVVRPSSLPLSSKKSSESYDGLRRSPRLNNGVEGFQSLRRSSRILNKQLVLVHEGKGPPKKISKKLGELENGTANCGNLSSGSEKCRRKSVRLCIEQSVVDQCTDKATGSRSKSGNNRSLKKDEFSSVGKDGARIDSSKRVLKKCKMQEIDGGNKEATVRRKRKREEEGGKREEEGVGVVQGWTKEQELVLQRAYLIAKPTPLFWKKVSKLVPGKSAQECFDRVHSEHRTPPQPRTRSKANTLTNLSPFGQFSLSASKLLKPTEPKSKRPACSKQRSHLAQKTVRKLLQKHQQVYQDYEGDLFSVLEPSLGSSTESQASVIPSTPKNLQVKKGILQNRSQRSSGHKKLLSRFSSSCGRPLVSPLVLKQVRNKVWHEKYIDQLHTREAKRKAASTCTQQSTSGIDEVDVVRTAKIALVSDARDAINKLQHLQANVAGDSSDFDDDSIVSDDEEGEDDT; encoded by the exons GTGTTTGCGAAAATGCCCGTGAGAGCCTCCGTAGTCAAGACAGCACAACAGAGCACAACTGTCCGAAGATCTCCAAGATTTCTCCAACCCCAGAAAACTCAAGAAGCAGAGCCGTCCACAGCGATTCTCTGGAAATGTCAGAGACTTGTCCGCCCGGAAAAGAGCGCTGCGGAGTCTGAAAATCCGAAAACCCCCAAACCCACAGCCAGAAGCAACCGTGTCGTACGTCCTTCGAGTCTCCCACTCAGCTCTAAGAAATCGAGTGAATCCTACGATGGGTTGAGGAGATCTCCGAGATTGAACAATGGGGTTGAGGGGTTTCAGAGTCTTAGACGTTCTTCAAGGATTTTGAACAAGCAGCTCGTCCTCGTCCATGAAGGTAAGGGTCCCCCAAAGAAAATCTCGAAGAAATTGGGCGAATTGGAAAATGGGACGGCTAATTGCGGAAATTTGAGTTCTGGGTCAGAAAAATGTCGAAGAAAATCTGTCAGGTTGTGTATTGAGCAATCTGTTGTGGATCAATGCACTGATAAGGCAACTGGTTCTCGATCTAAGAGTGGAAACAACAGGTCGTTGAAGAAAGATGAGTTCTCAAGTGTTGGAAAAGATGGAGCTCGTATTGATTCATCAAAAAGAGTTCTGAAAAAGTGCAAAATGCAAGAGATAGACGGTGGAAATAAAGAAGCGACGGTTaggaggaagagaaagagggaGGAGGAAGGggggaagagggaggaagaaggtGTTGGGGTTGTTCAAGGGTGGACAAAGGAACAAGAACTGGTATTGCAAAGAGCTTATTTGATAGCGAAGCCAACACCCCTCTTCTGGAAGAAGGTTTCTAAACTG GTGCCTGGAAAATCTGCACAGGAGTGCTTTGATAGAGTCCACTCTGAGCATAGAACTCCACCTCAACCTCGTACCCGGTCGAAGGCAAACACATTAACAAATTTGTCTCCCTTTGGACAGTTTTCACTCTCTGCAAGTAAACTGCTTAAACCCACTGAGCCAAAGTCTAAAAGGCCAGCTTGCAGTAAACAGAGGAGTCATCTTGCCCAGAAAACTGTCCGAAAGTTGTTACAAAAACATCAGCAAGTGTACCAAGATTACGAGGGAGATCTATTTTCAGTGCTTGAGCCCAGTCTAGGTTCATCTACCGAGAGTCAAGCGAGTGTTATACCTTCTACCCCAAAGAATTTACAGGTAAAAAAGGGAATTCTTCAAAACCGTAGTCAAAGATCTTCAGGTCATAAGAAGCTGCTGTCGAGATTTAGTAGCTCATGTGGCAGACCTCTCGTTAGCCCCCTGGTACTGAAGCAGGTCCGAAACAAGGTCTGGCATGAGAAATATATTGATCAATTACATACCagggaagcaaagagaaaagctgCATCTACATGCACTCAACAATCCACTTCTGGAATTGATGAAGTGGATGTGGTAAGAACTGCAAAAATTGCCCTGGTTTCTGATGCAAGAGATGCTATCAATAAACTCCAACATCTGCAGGCCAATGTCGCCGGCGACTCTTCTGATTTCGACGATGATAGCATTGTAAGTGATGATGAGGAAGGTGAAGATGATACTTAG